From the Fulvia fulva chromosome 2, complete sequence genome, one window contains:
- a CDS encoding Glycogen phosphorylase has translation MASSAGTNEDRQARQRKPSTSAPITDFQGPVGPAGISRPKHKRTVTGFAPQEIKSIEASIPEGQREAWRKYSAREFKDKDEFDAEVVRHIETTLARSLFNCDEAAAYSGTALAFRDRLVIEWNKTQQNQTSADPKRVYYLSLEFLMGRALDNAMLNTGMKDVAVDGLKDLGFRVEDIITQERDAALGNGGLGRLAACFLDSLATLNYPAWGYALRYRYGIFKQEIVDGYQVEVPDYWLDFNPWEFPRHDVTVDIQFYGNVSKYTDDKTGKQVSVWENGEIVTAVAYDAPIPGYGTKTTNNLRLWSSKASHGEFDFTKFNSGEYEASVADQQRAETISSVLYPNDSLESGKELRLKQQYFWCAASLFDIVRRFKKSKKAWSEFPNQVAIQLNDTHPTLAIPELQRILIDQEGLDWDEAWSIVQKTFGYTNHTVLPEALEKWSVPLIQHLLPRHLQIIYDINLNFLQYVERNFPTEREMLGRVSIIEESQPKMVRMAYLAVIGSHKVNGVAELHSDLIKTTIFKDFVKIYGPDKFTNVTNGITPRRWLHQANPRLSELIASKLGGHDFLRDLTQLHKIENFVDDKEFRKEFQEIKYANKVRLAKMIKEMHGITVNPSSLFDIQVKRMHEYKRQQLNIFGVILRYLELKEMSAEDRKKVQPRVSIFGGKAAPGYWMAKTVIHLINQVGAVVNNDKEIGDLLKVVFIEDYNVSKAEIIVPGSDISEHISTAGTEASGTSNMKFVLNGGLIIGTCDGANIEITREVGEDNIFLFGNLSEDVEDLRHSHMYGDFQLDPMLERVFDTIKKGTFGDAGQFSALVNSIVEHGDYYLVSDDFKSYIDTQKLIDEAYKNQEEWLTKTITSVARMGFFSSDRCIDEYAEMIWNVEPVKPAQQNGA, from the exons ATGGCTTCATCAGCTGGTACCAACGAGGATCGTCAGGCGAGACAGAGGAAGCCGAGCACGTCGGCGCCTATTACTGATTTCCAGGGACCTGTGGGACCTGCTGGTATTTCGAGGCCAAAG CACAAGAGAACTGTGACGGGCTTCGCACCACaagagatcaagagcattGAGGCGAGCATTCCCGAGGGTCAGAGAGAAGC ATGGAGGAAATAC TCCGCACGCGAGTTCAAGGACAAGGACGAATTCGACGCCGAAGTTGTCCGACACATCGAAACCACCCTTGCTAGATCGTTGTTCAACTGCGATGAAGCAGCAGCATACTCTGGAACGGCATTGGCCTTCCGTGACCGCTTGGTCATTGAATGGAACAAGACACAGCAAAACCAGACCTCAGCCGATCCAAAGCGAGTCTACTACCTCTCGCTTGAGTTCTTGATGGGCCGAGCACTCGACAATGCCATGCTGAACACCGGCATGAAGGATGTTGCTGTGGACGGTCTCAAGGACCTTGGCTTCCGCGTGGAGGACATCATCACACAAGAGCGTGATGCTGCTCTCGGTAACGGTGGTCTCGGACGACTTGCTGCCTGCTTCCTCGACTCCCTCGCGACCCTCAACTACCCAGCCTGGGGTTACGCCCTTCGCTACCGATACGGTATTTTCAAGCAAGAGATTGTTGATGGCTACCAGGTCGAAGTTCCAGACTATTGGCTTGACTTCAACCCATGGGAGTTCCCACGTCACGATGTGACAGTAGACATCCAGTTCTACGGAAACGTCAGCAAGTACACAGACGACAAGACTGGCAAGCAGGTCAGCGTTTGGGAGAATGGCGAGATTGTCACTGCTGTTGCATACGATGCTCCCATTCCAGGATACGGCACAAAGACAACCAATAATCTTCGTCTGTGGTCAAGCAAGGCATCGCATGGCGAATTCGACTTCACCAAGTTCAACTCTGGAGAGTACGAGGCATCTGTTGCCGACCAGCAGCGTGCAGAGACCATCTCATCCGTGCTGTACCCCAACGACAGTCTGGAGAGTGGTAAGGAGCTTCGTCTCAAGCAGCAATACTTCTGGTGTGCTGCCTCACTCTTCGACATTGTCCGCCGATTCAAGAAGTCAAAGAAGGCTTGGAGCGAGTTTCCTAACCAGGTCGCTATCCAGCTCAACGACACTCACCCGACTCTCGCCATTCCCGAGCTTCAGCGTATCCTGATCGATCAGGAAGGTCTTGACTGGGATGAGGCTTGGTCGATTGTGCAGAAGACTTTCGGCTACACCAACCACACCGTGCTTCCTGAGGCTCTTGAGAAGTGGTCCGTTCCACTTATCCAGCACTTGCTGCCACGCCACCTCCAAATCATCTATGACATCAACCTTAACTTCCTGCAGTACGTCGAGCGCAACTTCCCGACGGAGCGTGAGATGCTCGGCCGCGTGTCGATCATCGAGGAGTCGCAGCCAAAGATGGTCCGCATGGCATACTTGGCTGTTATTGGTAGCCACAAGGTCAACGGTGTCGCTGAGCTGCACTCCGACCTGATCAAGACCACAATCTTCAAGGACTTCGTCAAGATTTACGGCCCAGATAAGTTCACGAACGTCACAAACGGTATTACCCCACGAAGATGGCTTCACCAGGCCAACCCACGCCTTTCCGAGCTTATCGCTAGCAAGCTTGGCGGCCACGACTTCCTTCGCGACCTCACCCAGCTCCACAAGATCGAGAACTTCGTCGATGACAAGGAGTTCCGAAAGGAATTCCAAGAGATCAAGTATGCAAACAAAGTCCGCCTGGCCAAAATGATTAAAGAGATGCACGGTATTACGGTCAACCCATCCAGCTTGTTCGACATTCAGGTCAAACGCATGCACGAGTACAAGAGACAGCAATTGAACATTTTCGGTGTGATACTCAGATACCTCGAGCTGAAGGAGATGTCGGCTGAGGACCGAAAGAAGGTCCAGCCGCGCGTCAGCATCTTTGGTGGCAAGGCAGCTCCCGGATACTGGATGGCCAAGACTGTCATCCACTTGATCAACCAGGTCGGAGCTGTGGTCAACAACGACAAGGAGATCGGTGATTTGCTCAAGGTGGTCTTCATCGAGGATTACAACGTTAGCAAGGCCGAGATCATCGTTCCAGGTAGCGATATCTCGGAGCACATCTCCACTGCTGGAACCGAAGCCTCCGGTACTTCGAACATGAAGTTTGTGCTCAACGGTGGTCTTATCATCGGTACCTGCGACGGTGCCAACATCGAGATCACCCGCGAGGTTGGCGAGGACAACATCTTCCTCTTCGGCAACCTTTCAGAGGACGTCGAAGATCTCCGACACTCGCACATGTACGGTGACTTCCAGCTCGACCCAATGCTCGAGCGCGTCTTCGACACCATCAAGAAGGGCACTTTCGGTGATGCTGGGCAGTTCTCTGCGCTCGTGAACAGTATTGTCGAacacggagactactaccTCGTGTCAGATGACTTTAAGAGCTACATCGATACGCAGAAGTTGATCGACGAGGCGTACAAGAACCAGGAGGAATGGTTGACCAAGACGATTACGTCTGTTGCTAGAATGGGATTCTTCAGCAGTGACAG ATGTATCGACGAGTATGCCGAGATGATCTGGAACGTCGAGCCAGTGAAGCCAGCGCAGCAGAATGGTGCGTGA
- a CDS encoding Putative phosphatidate cytidylyltransferase — MTKPKKDVKFNHRERRLSKSSMSDFNYESPNDERSPSRHKGAKSPTRNGALSKQISNDRPLVDRTDTTQSGWATENEDEKPKAPELTEGQKKFQTFVTRSIWTFVMIGVFFASMFAGHIYIIILATAVQIISFKEVISIQNVPSRARSLRFTKTLNWYFLGTTMYFLYGESVIYYFKHIVLIDRVLLPFATHHRFISFMLYIIGFVFFVGSLQKGHYKFQFTQFAWTHMALYLIVVQAHFIMNNIFEGMIWFFLPISLVIINDIFAYICGITFGRTQLIKISPKKTVEGFVGAWICTIILGFFFANLLMRSKYFVCPVNDLGANIFTGLECEVNPVFIAKTYHIPFIPHTWDFLPTTITVAPMQFHIMAFATFASLIAPFGGFFASGLKRTFNIKDFGDSIPGHGGMTDRMDCQFVMGFFAYMYYQSFIALHKASVGSVIETAITGLSPEEQIAVVKGLAQHLYNQGAVSHKVVEYLGQNLQVALKR; from the exons ATGACGAAGCCTAAGAAGGACGTCAAGTTCAACCATCGCGAGCGAAGATTGAGCAAGAGCAGCATGTCCGACTTCAACTACGAATCGCCGAATGATGAGCGAAGCCCGAGCAGACACAAAGGAGCGAAGAGTCCCACGAGGAATGGCGCACTCAGCAAACAGATCAGCAACGACCGGCCGTTAGTCGATAGAACCGACACCACGCAGAGCGGCTGGGCAACAGAAAATGAGGACGAGAAG CCAAAAGCGCCGGAGCTCACTGAAGGCCAGAAGAAGTTCCAAACTTTCGTGACCCGATCGATATGGACCTTCGTCATGATAGGCGTCTTCTTCGCGTCCATGTTCGCCGGCCACATCTACATCATCATTCTGGCTACCGCAGTACAGATCATATCGTTCAAGGAAGTTATCTCGATCCAAAACGTTCCCAGCAGAGCAAGGTCGCTACGCTTCACCAAGACGCTCAACTGGTACTTTCTTGGCACGACCATGTACTTCCTGTACGGAGAGAGTGTGATATACTACTTCAAGCATATCGTGCTCATTGACCGCGTGCTGCTGCCATTTGCAACGCACCACAGATTCATCAGCTTCATGCTTTACATCATTG GCTTCGTCTTCTTTGTCGGCTCCCTACAGAAGGGACACTACAAGTTCCAGTTCACACAGTTCGCATGGACACACATGGCGCTGTACCTGATTGTGGTGCAGGCTCATTTCATTATGAACAACATCTTCGAGGGCATGATCTGGTTCTTCCTGCCCATCAGCTTGGTCATCATCAACGACATCTTCGCATACATTTGTGGTATCACATTTGGCAGGACACAACTGATCAAGATCTCCCCGAAAAAGACTGTCGAAG GCTTCGTTGGTGCCTGGATCTGCACAATCATCCTTGGATTCTTCTTCGCCAACCTTCTAATGCGATCCAAGTACTTCGTCTGCCCGGTCAACGATCTTGGCGCGAACATCTTCACTGGCCTCGAGTGTGAAGTCAACCCAGTCTTCATCGCAAAGACATACCACATTCCCTTCATCCCACACACCTGGGACTTCCTGCCAACGACCATCACAGTGGCACCTATGCAGTTCCACATCATGGCGTTCGCAACATTCGCCTCACTCATCGCCCCCTTCGGAGGTTTCTTCGCATCTGGCTTGAAGCGTACCTTCAACATCAAGGACTTTGGCGACTCAATTCCCGGACACGGCGGCATGACCGACCGCATGGACTGTCAATTCGTCATGGGCTTCTTTGCCTACATGTACTACCAGTCCTTCATCGCCCTGCACAAAGCTAGTGTTGGTAGCGTTATTGAGACCGCAATCACAGGCTTGAGCCCAGAGGAGCAGATTGCTGTCGTGAAAGGACTTGCGCAGCACCTGTACAACCAAGGTGCAGTTAGCCACAAAGTGGTGGAATACCTTGGCCAGAACCTGCAGGTTGCGCTCAAGCGATGA
- a CDS encoding 54S ribosomal protein L3, mitochondrial, with the protein MKSLRLDRWASQLQPPRNPRLYLFAQRCPFSTAHETRPRRNIPQQHQQAQSLQPQKRNIDGRRHASNAAAVEQNDALAYGEEGVEQQNIPPNFPRHREAVKSAKLSALHARLQLPSKLPLQTLARCLIDPSVDARPGYNNAPLALLGQELLSYYTSEHIICHYPRLPMPVLFAAQYAYVGPPTLAALRGEWGVEVVAAPGPEVDPGLLQLKRTPAGNALDESGTMRLKDMPGNKRIRFGLRNDEPHYRRGMSSRIIHDDEFGDLRDELSSADERAPFPGAPSAEAGEGAAAEVRTQQQDLTPRETQPETVQNASARFIRALTGALYLHAGTEAAKSFHKAHILSRHLKLHELFNFTHPTRDLSRLCAREGFEPPVARLISETGRLSRTPVFVIGVFSGNDKLGEGTGASLNEGRIRAAAAALRAWYLYSPPDTEIVVPSDVEGGHLMKRWKPQMVDMGEILT; encoded by the coding sequence ATGAAGAGCCTACGCCTAGATCGATGGGCATCCCAATTGCAGCCACCTAGGAACCCGCGGTTATACCTCTTCGCCCAGAGATGTCCCTTTTCCACAGCACATGAGACGAGACCGAGGCGGAACATACCTCAACAGCATCAGCAAGCACAGTCATTGCAGCCTCAGAAACGGAATATCGATGGCAGGCGACATGCATCGAACGCTGCGGCAGTGGAGCAGAACGATGCATTGGCATATGGGGAGGAGGGTGTTGAACAGCAAAACATACCGCCGAACTTCCCACGCCACCGGGAAGCAGTAAAGTCGGCGAAGCTATCGGCATTGCATGCAAGACTGCAGCTGCCTTCCAAGCTACCTTTACAGACATTGGCGAGGTGTTTGATAGACCCTTCAGTGGACGCACGACCCGGCTACAACAATGCTCCTTTGGCACTACTCGGCCAGGAGCTGCTGAGTTATTACACTTCCGAGCACATAATATGCCACTATCCTCGCCTGCCGATGCCCGTTCTGTTCGCCGCACAGTACGCCTACGTCGGACCACCAACATTGGCTGCGTTACGAGGGGAGTGGGGTGTGGAAGTGGTGGCGGCGCCGGGGCCTGAAGTCGATCCTGGACTTCTGCAGCTGAAGAGAACGCCGGCTGGTAACGCCCTAGATGAGAGCGGGACGATGAGGCTCAAGGATATGCCGGGTAACAAAAGGATAAGATTTGGGTTGCGGAACGATGAGCCACACTACAGGCGCGGGATGAGCAGCAGAATCATACACGATGACGAGTTTGGCGATCTTCGCGATGAGCTGTCTTCCGCTGATGAGCGAGCTCCATTCCCCGGCGCACCCAGTGCCGAAGCTGGGGAAGGAGCTGCGGCGGAAGTGCGAACACAGCAACAAGACCTGACTCCACGGGAAACACAGCCAGAAACGGTTCAAAACGCCAGTGCAAGATTTATACGGGCACTCACAGGCGCGCTATATCTCCACGCGGGCACTGAAGCCGCGAAGTCATTCCACAAGGCCCACATCCTGAGCCGGCACCTGAAGCTGCACGAGCTCTTCAACTTTACACACCCCACACGAGATCTGTCGAGGCTATGCGCACGAGAGGGCTTTGAGCCGCCTGTTGCCAGACTCATCAGTGAGACTGGACGACTTTCGCGGACACCAGTCTTCGTAATTGGAGTATTTAGCGGCAACGACAAGCTAGGCGAAGGCACGGGTGCTTCACTGAATGAGGGCCGCATAAGAGCCGCTGCAGCAGCATTAAGAGCATGGTATCTGTACAGCCCACCGGACACGGAAATAGTGGTGCCTTCGGATGTAGAGGGCGGCCATCTCATGAAGCGCTGGAAACCACAGATGGTGGACATGGGCGAGATTTTGACGTGA
- a CDS encoding Versatile peroxidase VPL1: MLSFGLIALQVLAAGALPDRFDTRDFQQPRQSEADVQEGGGGGGGGGCPAVWREIRANLWPRFAGCSRGASFAIRFAFHDAATTSKSTPFYAPAAGGADGSLLLNDEEAARADNDPLQAFRGNLTEVYTQYHASHNISAADLVQFAGNLGTRACAGGPLVRTWVGRKDNSAAAPPGLLPPGFGPGADADSLIGLFADKGISAQDLAALIGAHSVSQAFAQQINGIPAAGSQDSTPTVWDTVYYSEVLDSKNETGVFDFESDRNLAADGTTRPFFERYARSVRAWNADFVVAMEKLSLLGIPQADRARFVDCTSVIAG, encoded by the exons ATGTTGAGTTTCGGATTGATTGCGCTGCAGGTTCTGGCTGCAGGTGCGTTGCCGGATAGGTTCGATACTAGGGATTTTCAGCAACCCAGACAGAGTGAAGCCGACGTGCAGGAAggcggtggtggtggtggagGAGGAGGATGCCCTGCAGTATGGCGAGAGATCCGAGCGAATCTATGGCCCAGGTTCGCGGGGTGTTCAAGGGGCGCGAGTTTTGCTATTCGCTTTGCGTTTCATGATGCTG CAACGACCTCTAAATCCACCCCCTTCTATGCCCCAGCAGCCGGCGGTGCAGACGGCTCCCTCCTCCTGAATGACGAAGAAGCTGCAAGAGCCGATAACGACCCTCTCCAAGCTTTCCGCGGGAACTTGACAGAAGTCTACACCCAATACCACGCCTCCCACAATATCTCAGCAGCAGACCTCGTCCAGTTCGCAGGAAACCTAGGAACCCGCGCATGCGCCGGTGGTCCTCTTGTGAGAACATGGGTAGGCCGTAAAGACAACTCCGCCGCCGCACCACCAGGTCTCCTCCCACCTGGTTTCGGCCCCGGCGCAGATGCCGATAGCCTAATCGGTCTCTTCGCCGACAAGGGAATATCAGCGCAAGATCTCGCCGCTCTCATCGGGGCGCATTCTGTCAGTCAGGCGTTTGCGCAGCAGATTAATGGGATCCCGGCTGCTGGGAGTCAGGATAGTACGCCGACGGTATGGGATACTGTTTACTACAGCGAAGTACTGGATTCGAAGAATGAGACGGGTGTGTTTGATTTCGAGAGTGATAGGAATCTTGCTGCTGATGGGACGACGAGGCCGTTCTTTGAGAGGTATGCGAGGAGTGTGAGGGCGTGGAATGCGGATTTTGTGGTGGCTATGGAGAAGTTGAGTCTTTTGGGGATACCGCAGGCGGACCGGGCGAGGTTTGTTGATTGTACGAGTGTTATTGCTGGGTAG
- a CDS encoding Mitochondrial magnesium exporter 1 has protein sequence MVLARVAEYLWPASETDQRAPVAPLNYIDHGDDTSATGRKTEGSAADRTRVSAAKAVDVEHEEHRPPYLHAMLAGGIGGAMGDMLMHSLDTVKTRQQGDPHMPPKYTSMGNTYYTIFRQEGVVRGLYGGVTPAFVGSLAGTVIFFGCYERSKRLMIDNGVTPSVAYFASGWVADLAAAPLYVPTEVLKTRLQLQGRYDNPYFSSGYNYKSTMNALRTIYRVEGARELFSGYKATLLRDLPFSALQFTFYEQEQKVAKQWVGPGKEIGLPLEILTGASAGGMAGILTCPMDVVKTRIQTELDPELAAAAKEKKGAAKTAATSASKPASTNAARSAGPAANTTHRPSPASASPSKARFISTAGPGTALKNHGQVPLDTESVAKALRIIYRTEGLAGWFRGVGPRFVWTSVQSGVMLVVYQKLLRWFDANPLVRNDPDEGLRGMSS, from the coding sequence ATGGTATTAGCCCGCGTGGCTGAATACCTCTGGCCAGCCTCAGAAACGGACCAGCGAGCGCCAGTCGCGCCGCTCAACTACATCGACCATGGCGACGACACCAGCGCTACGGGACGGAAGACAGAAGGATCTGCCGCGGATAGAACACGGGTCAGCGCTGCAAAGGCGGTAGACGTTGAGCATGAAGAACACCGACCGCCGTATCTTCATGCTATGTTGGCAGGTGGCATTGGAGGCGCCATGGGCGATATGTTGATGCACAGTCTGGATACGGTCAAGACGAGGCAACAAGGTGATCCGCACATGCCGCCAAAGTACACCAGCATGGGCAACACATACTACACCATCTTTCGGCAGGAGGGCGTTGTGCGCGGACTCTACGGAGGTGTGACGCCGGCTTTTGTGGGCTCACTGGCCGGCACCGTGATTTTCTTTGGATGTTACGAAAGAAGCAAACGGCTCATGATCGATAACGGCGTTACACCGTCTGTTGCATACTTTGCATCGGGCTGGGTCGCAGATCTGGCCGCAGCTCCGTTGTATGTCCCGACCGAAGTGCTCAAGACGCGACTGCAGCTACAAGGACGATACGACAACCCATACTTCTCCAGTGGGTACAACTACAAAAGCACGATGAACGCACTGCGAACAATATACCGGGTGGAGGGTGCCAGAGAGCTATTCTCGGGCTATAAGGCGACACTTCTCCGAGATCTGCCTTTCTCCGCGTTGCAATTCACCTTCTACGAGCAAGAGCAGAAAGTCGCCAAACAATGGGTCGGGCCCGGCAAGGAGATTGGACTTCCGCTAGAGATCCTAACAGGAGCAAGCGCTGGTGGAATGGCAGGTATCTTGACATGTCCGATGGATGTCGTCAAGACGAGGATACAAACAGAACTGGATCCGGAGCTTGCAGCTGCAGCAAAGGAGAAGAAAGGTGCTGCAAAGACTGCCGCCACAAGCGCATCAAAGCCCGCATCAACCAACGCAGCACGATCCGCAGGTCCAGCCGCGAACACTACACACCGTCCATCGCCCGCATCAGCATCACCCTCAAAAGCACGCTTCATCTCCACAGCTGGTCCAGGCACAGCATTGAAGAACCACGGCCAGGTACCACTCGACACAGAGTCTGTCGCGAAAGCTCTGCGCATCATATACCGAACCGAAGGCCTGGCAGGATGGTTCAGAGGCGTCGGGCCACGCTTTGTGTGGACGAGCGTGCAGAGTGGAGTGATGTTGGTGGTGTATCAGAAGCTGCTGAGGTGGTTCGATGCGAATCCGCTTGTACGAAATGACCCGGACGAAGGTTTGCGCGGTATGAGCAGTTGA